CCCCTGCCGCAATTCGGCGACGCGGGTGGGGGCGGCGGTGCTGATCTCGTCCAGCCCGTCTTCGGAGTGGACGACCATAGCCCGGTCGCAGCCCAGCCGCTCCAGGGCCTCGGCGACCGGCGTGACCCACTCGGCGGCGAATACGCCCAGCAACTGGCGGCGGGCGCCGGCGGGGTTGGTGAGCGGGCCCAGGAGATTGAACAGGGTCCTCATGCCCAGCTCCCGCCTGGGGCCGGCGGCGTGGCGCATGGCGCTGTGGTGACGGGGAGCGAACATAAAGCCGATGCCCGCTGTTTCGATACAGGCGCGCACCTGTTCGGGGGAGAGCTCCAGCCGCACCCCGGCCCGTTCCAGCACGTCCGCGCTGCCGCTGGCGCCGGATACGGAGCGGTTGCCGTGTTTGGCGATGCGGGCGCCGGCCGCCGCCGCGATCAGGGCCGCCGTGGTGGAGACGTTGAAGATTCGGGCCCCGTCGCCGCCGGTGCCGCAGGTGTCGAGCAGGCGCCCGGGGTCGGGCGCCTCCACCCGGTCGGCGAATTCGCGCATGACCTCCGCCGCGCCGACGATCTCCGCCACGGTTTCGCCCCGCGCCCGCAATGCCGCGAGCAGCCCGCCGATCTGGGCGGGCGTCGCCTCGCCGTTCATGATCTGGCGCATGGCCGCCTGCATTTCCTGCCGCGTCAGCCCGGGCTCCGCGGCCAGCTTGGCCAGTGCTGTCTGGATTGCGTTCATCCGCTCGTTACGAGGTCA
This portion of the Gammaproteobacteria bacterium genome encodes:
- the trpD gene encoding anthranilate phosphoribosyltransferase — translated: MNAIQTALAKLAAEPGLTRQEMQAAMRQIMNGEATPAQIGGLLAALRARGETVAEIVGAAEVMREFADRVEAPDPGRLLDTCGTGGDGARIFNVSTTAALIAAAAGARIAKHGNRSVSGASGSADVLERAGVRLELSPEQVRACIETAGIGFMFAPRHHSAMRHAAGPRRELGMRTLFNLLGPLTNPAGARRQLLGVFAAEWVTPVAEALERLGCDRAMVVHSEDGLDEISTAAPTRVAELRQGRIENYRILPREWGLAANSLQALAAPDAERSHELMRAVLAGASGPARDIAVLNAAAALYTAGLAADLGAGVQAAAQAIDDGRAQATLERLARASNA